CTAAAGCAACGATATCATCGGTAGAGATACCGTTCGCAGCGTAGAAGCTGTCATCCTCATCAAGTAGGTTGATTTTATAATCAACATAGGTGGACATGTTTTTGTTGAAATAATATGTTGCGCCAACGTCGGCGTATTTAACCAGATCTTTATCGCCATCAGTACCGACCAAATCGTTGCCTTTAGACATCAGGAAGGAGACAGCCGGACGCAGGCCAAAATCAAACTGATACTGGGCAGTAACTTCAAAGTTCTGGGTTTTGTTGGCAATCGTATTTGCTGAATTGCCGTAAGGCGTCATGTTACGGGTTTCAGAGTACATGGTTGCAAGGTAGATATTGTTAGCATCGTATTTTGCCCCTGCCGTCCATGCGTCAGCCTTATCGCCTTTTGCAGTAGAGAATTCAGCCTGTTGGTTAGTACGATCAGAACTGGTATACGCAGCACCAATGCTCACCCCCATACCTAAGTCGTAGGTAGAGGAGATACCGAAACCGTCGCCATTGGCATTCTTAATATTACGACTGCCACCGTTTGCAGTACCTTCTTGCTCATGACTAACCTGGTTTTCGTTCGCACCCTGATACTGCAACGCAAAGTCCAGGCCATCAACCAGACCGAAGAAATCGGTGTTACGGTAGGTTGCGACGCCGTTTGCACGACCGGTCATATAGTTATCGGCTTTGGTATAAGAGTCGCCACCGAATTCAGGCAGCATATCTGTCCAGCCTTCGATGTCGTACATCACACCATAATTACGACCATAGTCAAATGAACCGAAGTCACCAAATTTCAGACCGGCAAATGCCAGACGAGTCCAGGAGTCGCCTTTATCATTTTCAGAGCCATTAGCCTGAACGTTATATTCCCATTGACCATAACCAACCAGTTGATCGGTAATTTGAGTTTCGCCTTTAAAACCAAAACGTACATAAGTTTGATCGCCATCACTATTCGCATTATCAGAAAAATAATGCAGGCCATCGACTTTGCCGTACAGGTCTAATTTATTGCCGTCTTTATTATAAATTTCTGCTGCATGTGCAGCACCTGCGGCGAGCAGGGCAGGGATTAAGAGCGCCAGTACTTTGCTTTTCATTGAATAAATCCTTTAGTTATTTTATTTGCCTTAATTTCCCCTGTTTGGGGAATGAAAACATCCTAAAGGAGAAGTTCAGTTAGCAGATAAATATCATTTGTTACGCCTTAAGTAAAACCTTAATCAAATAATTCTATGGAAATAGCAATAAGTTTGATGAATGGGTTGTTGGAGAATCATGCAAAATAAAAATTATACATTTAATAAAGCATGGGTTATTCTGCGCGGGTTATATGCCTTTATTGTCACAGATTTTATTTTCGGTTGGGTCATTGCATTACTCATGTTTTTCCAACGAATAAAAAGACAAGCCCGAACTTTCGTTCGGGCTTTTTTTGAATTGGATAATAGTTATCCAGAAAGGTTACTCGGTGCTATTTTTTTCCGCCTTTCCGGCCATTTGTGCCAGGAAGTCATAACGTTTTTGCAAATCAGCGGCGGCATCTTTCCATAACTGTTCTGCCACTTCCGGCTGTTGCGTGTTCAGACGGCGGAAACGCTGCTCATGAAGAAGCGTTTCTTCCAGAGCTTCTGAAGGCGGGCGGGAATCCAGCGCCAGCGGCAGTTTACCCTCATCGGCTCGACGCGGATCAAAGCGATACAGTGGCCAGAAGCCAGTTGCAGTGAGTTGACGCATCTGGTCGTGACTTAATGCCAGGTCATAACCGTGCTCTTCACATGGGCTGTAAGCAATAATCAGCGATGGCCCCGGATACGCTTCCGCTTCCTGTATCGCTTTCACCGTCTGGTTGAGTTGTGCGCCAAGAGAAATCTGCGCGACATAAACATGACCGTACATCATCATGCTAACACCAAGATCTTTGCGTGCTTTGCGTTTGCCATGTTCACCAAACTTAGTTACCGCGCCAAGCGGGGTGGCTTTCGACGCCTGACCACCGGTATTGGAATAGCATTGCGTATCCAGCACCAGGATGTTGACGTTTTCAGTCAGACTCAACACATGATCCAGACCGCCAAAGCCGATGTCGTAAGCCCAGCCGTCACCACCAATCAGCCAGATTGATTTCTCCACCAATGCATCTGCGTCACGCAGCAGTTCATGCGCTTCAGCCACATCTTTGAGTTGCTGGCGCAGAGCAGCGACTTGTTCGCGACGAACGTCTGGTGTGGCGTCTGATTTCAACGCAGTCAGTAACTCAGCAGGGATTTTATCAGCAAATTGATCCAGCAGACGCAGCACGCGGACACGGTGTTGATCGACCGTCAGGCGGAAACCAAGGCCGAATTCGGCATTATCTTCAAATAGCGAGTTCGCCCATGCCGGTCCACGACCGTTGGCATCAGTGGTATATGGCGTGGAGGGCAGGTTGCCGCCGTAAATAGAAGAACAACCAGTAGCGTTGGCAATTAACATCCGATCGCCATAGAGCTGAGTGAGCAATTTGATATACGGCGTCTCACCACAACCGGAGCAAGCGCCAGAATATTCAAACAGCGGAGTGATCAACTGCGAAGTGCGAATATCAATACGTTCCAGTTTGCTACGGTCGATTTCTGGTAAATTCAGGAAGAAGTCGTAATTGATTTTCTCTTCTTCCACATGTTCCAGACGCGACATCATATTGATGGCTTTGATCTCTGGATTTTGTCGGTCTTTCGCCGGGCAAACTTCGACGCACAGGTTACAACCGGTGCAATCTTCCGGTGCGACCTGCAACACATATTTCTGCCCGCGCATATCACGAGATTTCACATCCAGTGAATGCAGGCTGGTCGGAGCGTTTTCCATCGCTTCGGGCGGTACGACTTTCGCGCGAATGGCAGAGTGTGGGCAAGCGGCGACGCAGTGGTTACATTGAGTACAGAGTTCCTCTTTCCAGATAGGGATCTCTTCGGCAATGTTGCGTTTTTCCCAGCGAGTAGTGCCCATCGGCCAGGTGCCGTCTGGCGGCAGCGCCGAAACGGGGAGGGCGTCGCCAAGTCCGGCGAGCATCGCAGCGGTAACCGTTTTGACAAAATCAGGAGCGGCATCGGAAACCACTGGCGGTCGATTGGCGCTGTGTGGATTAACCGGCTGCAGCGGAACTTCTTCTACGGATTCACGCGCCAGCGCCAGTGCCTGCCAGTTGCGTTCCACCAGATCCTGGCCTTTGCTGCTGTAACTTTTGGCAATGGCTCCCTGCAATTCTGCGAGGGCGCTATCGCCAGGCAAAATTTGCGTCAGATGGAAGAAAGCCATCTGCATGACAGTATTAATGCGTGCTGCCAGCCCACATTCGCGGGCAATTTTCGCCGCGTTAATCACATAGAAACGCGCTTTTTTCTGATTCAACACAGCCTGAACTTCTTGCGGCAGTCGCGACCACACTTCATCGGCGCTGTACGGCGTGTTGAGCAGGAAAATGCCACCAGGTTTTAAACGCTCAGCCATCTGATATTTATCGATAAACTGCAACTGGTGGCAGCCAACAAAATCAGCTTGGGAAATGAGATAAGCGGAACGGATGGGCTGCTCGCTTACGCGCAGATGGGAAACCGTCAGACCACCCGCTTTTTTAGAGTCGTAAACAAAATAGCCCTGTGCGTACCACGGCGTGGAATTACCGATAATTTTGATATTGTTTTTAGTTGCGGAAACGCTGCCGTCGCTACCCAGCCCGTAAAAGAGTGCTTCCAGTTTTGCGGAGTTCGGCAGAGTATTTTCCGGCAATGGCAGCGACAAATTGGTCACATCGTCATAAATACCAACCGTAAAGCGCGCTTTCGGTTTAGCTGCGTTGAGTTCGGCGAATACCGCCAGTACACAGTCCGGGCCAAATTCTTTGGATGAAAGACCATAGCGTCCGCCAATGACGCGTGGTAGTGTTTCGCGCTCGCCATTATTAAAGGCTTCAGCCAGCGCAGTCATTACATCCAGATATAGGGGTTCTGCCTGCGCACCAGGCTCTTTGGTGCGATCCAGCACCGCCACAGTACGTACAGAGTTCGGCAATGCTTGCAGTAAGTGTCTGGCGGAGAAAGGGCGGTAAAGTCGCACTTTTAGTACGCCCACTTTTTCGCCATGGGTCAGCAATTCGTCCACGACTTCTTCACAGGTGCCGATGGCCGACCCCATCAGGATAATTACCCGTTCCGCTTGCGGATGACCATAATATTCAAACGGCTGATACTGGCGACCTGTAGCGGCAGCGAAATCAACCATCGCCTGTTCAACATGGTCATAGACCGCGTTGTACCACGGGTTAGTGGCCTCACGTGACTGGAAGTAAGTGTCCGGATTAGCCGACGTACCGCGGATTACCGGATGTTCCGGGTTAAGTGCGCGAATGCGATGAGCATCAATTTCTGCCTGGGGCATTAGCTCAAGAATAGTGTCGTCGGCCAGTGGGACAATTTTGTTGATTTCGTGGGAAGTGCGGAAACCATCAAAGAAATGAACAAATGGTACGCGGCTTTTCAGCGTTGCGATGTGCGAAATGAGAGCAAAGTCTTGGGCTTCCTGCACGTTTGCTGCACACAGCATGGCGCAGCCAGTCTGACGTACCGCCATCACATCTGAATGATCGCCAAAAATAGAGAGCGCATGCGTGGCCACAGTACGCGCCGCCACATGCAGTACAAACGGCGTCAACTCACCTGCCAGTTTGTACAGCGTCGGGATCATCAGCAGTAAACCCTGCGACGATGTAAATGATGTCGAAAGAGCGCCTGTTTGCAAAGCACCATGCACAGTTGCGATAGCGCCAGCTTCTGACTGCATTTCAACCACACGAGGTGTATCTCCCCATACGTTCTTCAGGCCGTTTCCGGCCCAGGCATCAGCCTGTTCAGCCATCGTGGAACTCGGGGTAATAGGGTAAATGGCGATAACTTCACTGGTGCGAAATGCCACCGAAGCTACCGCGCCATTTCCGTCAATTGTGATCATACGACACCCTTACATTGCGCAAATGAGGGGCGCACGAAAAAGCTGCGCGCCCAGTAGTAATCTTTTAATTTTAGCAAATGGCTTTCTGCTGCATTTTCGCTTTTGTGTTCTCTATATCAGCGTAATGAATGTTTTGATCAAATCCCAGGCAAAAAAATAGCCACAAAATAGTAAAAAAACGTTGCAATTCACATACAGTTCTCGACGTAGCCGCCTGAGCTGCCTATTATTACGGCGGTTTCGTTGGACTTAAAGATTTGAGGAAGTAAAGATGCGAGTAATGTTGTGCGTAGGGGCTGCTGTTTTATTGTTATCGGCGTGTAGTAGTGAACCTGTTCAGCAGGCGACCGCGGCGCATGTGGCCCCAGGTTTAAAAGCGTCAATGTCGAGTAGCGGAGAGGCAAATTGTGCAATGATTGGCGGTTCGCTTTCCGTTGCCCGTCAACTGGATGGTACAGCGATCGGGATGTGTGCATTGCCCAACGGCAAACGCTGTAGCGAACAGTCGCTTGCCGCCGGAAGTTGTGGCAGTTATTAATTCATTAAATCCGCCAGCTTATACGTTAATGTCTGTTTTGCGGTCGCCAGCGTTAACTGATTCGCGGTCAGATCCACTTGCGCACCTTCTTTCAGCATTTCGCGGATGGTGTTATCGAGTTCGTTAAGCTGTGGATTGGCACACATCATACGAGTCATTGCCAGTCCTTTAACTTTTAGTTCTCCGTCCGAAAGTTTACCTTCGCCGCTAAAGCGGTTGCACATGTTGCCAGAAATCATCATCTTTTCACCAAAGCTGATTTCTGGCGGGTTTTTCTCGCTGGCAACAGGTTGACCATTTATACTTTCCAGTACGAAACGGTGATGCTGTAACTGTTCTGGCGTTACAGCAATTTTGTCATTACTTACACATCCCGCCATCAGCAGGCTTAGCGCGACTAGCGCGGCAACTTTCTTCATTTTAGTTCTCTACTTAAGGTATAAATTTGGTGCTGTTTGCCGAATACAACGCTGATTGCGTCTTATCCGTCCTTAAAACATATTTTAAGAATAGAAGATCAAATATCTTTGAGGATTATCTGAATAAGCTCCCCTGTATGACAGGGGAGCGGTAAGATTAAACCAGTTCGTTCGGGCAGGGTTCGCCTTTTTCCAGATTGCTCAAGTTTTGCAGCGTTGTCTGGGAAATACTGGTCAGGGCTTCTGCCGTCAGGAACGCCTGGTGTCCGGTGAACAGTACGTTATGGCAGGCTGACAGGCGACGGAAAACATCATCCTGAATCACATCGTTGGATTTATCTTCAAAGAACAGATCGCGTTCATTCTCATACACGTCCATTCCCAGCGAGCCAATTTTCTGGTTTTTCAGTGCTTCAATCGCGGCTTGTGAATCAATCAGCGCACCACGGCTGGTGTTGATGATCATTACGCCATTTTTCATCTGATCGAACGCCGCCTCATTCAGCAGGTGGTAGTTCTCCGGCGTCAGCGGGCAGTGCAGGGAGATAACGTCTGATTCAGAGAACAAGGTCGGCAGATCGACATATTCTACGCCGAGTTCCAGCGCTGCTGCACTTGGATACGGATCGAATGCCAACAGACGCATACCAAAACCTTTCAGTATACGCAGCATTGCCACACCGATTTTACCGGTGCCAATCACCCCCGCCGTTTTACCGTACATAGTAAAACCAGTAAGCCCCTCCAGAGAGAAGTTGGCGTCACGGGTACGCTGATACGCGCGGTGAATACGACGGTTCAGCGTCATCATCATACCAATCGCATGTTCAGCGACGGCTTCCGGATCGTAAGCCGGGACACGCACCACTTTGAATCCCAGTTCTTTTGCTGCGTCGAGATCAACGTTATTGAAACCGGCACAGCGCAGGGCGATATACTTAACGCCGTGCTTTTTCAGCTCTTCCAGCACCGGACGGCTGCCGTCGTCGTTTACGAAAATGCATACTGCTTCGCAACCATTGGCGGTTTTTGCCGTTTTTTCCGTCAGCAGAAAGTCAAAAAATTCCAGCTCAAAGCCAAAGGACTCGTTCACCTGTTGCAGGTACTTTTTGTCGTACTGTTTTGTGCTATATACGGCGAGTTTCATAAGACTTTCTCCAGTGATGTTGAATCACATTTAAGCTACTAAAAATATTTTACAAAATTTAAAATTTAATTGAAAGTTATGGCGATATTGAAAATTCCAGGAACATCTATGCTTAGTGTAGGCGCAACCTTCAACTGAACGGTTAAACATGCCACAATACCTGTATTGACTGCTTAATTTTTCGCTAAATCAGGATATTAACTACCCATGTTGGGTAAATATAAAGCCGTTCTCGCGCTGCTATTACTGATTATTCTTGTGCCGTTGACGCTGCTGATGACGCTCGGGCTGTGGGTTCCCACGCTGGCGGGTATCTGGCTACCGCTCGGTACACGCATTGCATTGGATGAAAGCCCACGCATTACGCGTAAAGGTTTAATTATTCCCGATCTCCGTTATCTGGTTGCTGATTGCCAGTTGGCACACATCACCGATGCCAGTCTTTCGCATCCCAGCCGCTGGTTATTGAACGTCGGTACAGTAGAACTTGACTCCACTTGCCTGGCGAAATTGCCACAGGAAGAACCCTCGCCAGCCGCGCCGAAAACTCTTGCGCAGTGGCAATCTATGCTGCCTAACACCTGGATCAATATTGATAAACTGATTTTTTCACCCTGGCAGGAATGGCAGGGAAAACTCTCTCTATCGTTGACCTCCGATATCCAGCAACTGCGTTATCAGGGCGAAAAAGTTAAATTTCAAGGCCAACTTAAAGGGCAGCAACTCACGGTCAGTGAACTGGATGTTGCCGCCTTTGCAAATCAGCCGCCAGTAAAACTGGTGGGAGAATTTACCATGCCACTTGTGCCGGATGGGCTTCCGGTAAGTGGTCATGCTACAGCAACGTTGAACCTGCCGCAGGAACCGTCACTGGTGGATGCCGAGCTGGAGTGGCAGGAAAATAGTGGGCTATTGATTGTAATGGCTCGAGATAACGGCGATCCGTTGCTCGATTTGCCGTGGGAAATTACCCGCCAACAGTTGACCGTTAGCGATGGTCGCTGGAGCTGGCCGTATGAAGGTTTTCCCCTGAGTGGGCGGCTGGGTATCAAAGTCGACAACTGGCAGGCAGGGCTTGAGAACGCGTTGGTTAGTGGTCGACTGAGTGTGCTGACCCAGGGGCAAGCGGGTAAGGGTAACGCGGTGCTTAATTTCGGCCCAGGAAAATTAAGCATGGATAACAGTCAGATGCCACTGCAACTGATCGGTGAAGCGAAACAGGCAGATCTCATTTTATATGCTCGCTTACCTGCTCACTTAAGCGGAAGTCTGGCTGACCCAACGCTGGCCTTTGAACCGGGCGCATTATTACGCTCTAAAGGGAGAGTCATCGATTCGCTGGACATTGACGAAATCCGCTGGCCGTTAGCAGGTGTTAAAGTGACGCAACGTGGTGTGGACGGTCGCTTGCAGGCCATTTTGCAGGCTCATGAAAATGAATTGGGCGACTTTGTGCTGCATATGGATGGGCTGGCGAATGATTTTCTCCCTGACGCAGGCCGCTGGCAGTGGCGTTACTGGGGCAAGGGCAGTTTTACGCCAATGCACGCCACCTGGGATGTTGCAGGAAAAGGTGAGTGGCAGGACAGCACGATTACGCTGACCGACCTCTCGACCGGTTTCGATCAGTTGCAATATGGCACAATGACGGTAGAAAATCCGCGATTGATTCTCGACGAGCCCGTCGTCTGGGTACGTGACCCACAGAAACCTTCGTTTCGAGGGGCGCTTTCGCTGGATGCAGGACAAACACTTTTCACGGGCGGTAGTGTGTTACCGCCATCAACTTTAAAATTTAGTGTCGATGGACGCGATCCGACGTATTTCCTCTTCAAAGGGGATTTGCATGCTGGCGAGATCGGCCCGGTACGGGTGAATGGTCGCTGGGACGGTATTCGCCTGCGCGGCAACGCCTGGTGGCCAAAACAATCACTGACCGTATTCCAGCCGCTGGTGCCACCAGACTGGAAGATGAACTTACGTGATGGCGAGTTGTATGCCCAGGTGGCATTTTCTGCTGCGCCTGAGCAGGGCTTCCGTGCGGGTGGGCATGGCGTGTTGAAAGGTGGCAGCGCGTGGATGCCAGACAACCAGGTCAACGGTGTCGACTTTGTTTTGCCATTTCGTTTTGCCGACGGTGCGTGGCACCTGGGAACGCGGCGACCTGTGTCATTACGTATTGCTGAGGTGGTTAACCTGGTGACGGCAAAAAATATCACTGCCGATCTTCAGGGCCGTTATCCGTGGACCGAAGACGAACCCTTGTTACTGACCGATGTGAGTGTTGATGTTTTGGGCGGTAACGTGCTGATGAAACAATTACGTATGCCGCAACACGATCCGGCGCTGTTGCGACTGAATAATCTCTCTTCCAGTGAATTGGTGAGCGCCGTCAATCCGAAGCAATTCGCTATGTCAGGGGC
The DNA window shown above is from Escherichia sp. E4742 and carries:
- a CDS encoding YdbH family protein; protein product: MLGKYKAVLALLLLIILVPLTLLMTLGLWVPTLAGIWLPLGTRIALDESPRITRKGLIIPDLRYLVADCQLAHITDASLSHPSRWLLNVGTVELDSTCLAKLPQEEPSPAAPKTLAQWQSMLPNTWINIDKLIFSPWQEWQGKLSLSLTSDIQQLRYQGEKVKFQGQLKGQQLTVSELDVAAFANQPPVKLVGEFTMPLVPDGLPVSGHATATLNLPQEPSLVDAELEWQENSGLLIVMARDNGDPLLDLPWEITRQQLTVSDGRWSWPYEGFPLSGRLGIKVDNWQAGLENALVSGRLSVLTQGQAGKGNAVLNFGPGKLSMDNSQMPLQLIGEAKQADLILYARLPAHLSGSLADPTLAFEPGALLRSKGRVIDSLDIDEIRWPLAGVKVTQRGVDGRLQAILQAHENELGDFVLHMDGLANDFLPDAGRWQWRYWGKGSFTPMHATWDVAGKGEWQDSTITLTDLSTGFDQLQYGTMTVENPRLILDEPVVWVRDPQKPSFRGALSLDAGQTLFTGGSVLPPSTLKFSVDGRDPTYFLFKGDLHAGEIGPVRVNGRWDGIRLRGNAWWPKQSLTVFQPLVPPDWKMNLRDGELYAQVAFSAAPEQGFRAGGHGVLKGGSAWMPDNQVNGVDFVLPFRFADGAWHLGTRRPVSLRIAEVVNLVTAKNITADLQGRYPWTEDEPLLLTDVSVDVLGGNVLMKQLRMPQHDPALLRLNNLSSSELVSAVNPKQFAMSGAFSGALPLWLNNEKWIVKDGWLANAGPMTLRLDKDTADAVAKDNMTAGTAINWLRYMEISRSSTKINLDNLGVLTMQATISGNSRVDGKTGTVNLNYSHEENIFTLWRSLRFGDNLQAWLEQNARLPETGCPSGKECEEKQ
- a CDS encoding putative hemolysin, which codes for MRVMLCVGAAVLLLSACSSEPVQQATAAHVAPGLKASMSSSGEANCAMIGGSLSVARQLDGTAIGMCALPNGKRCSEQSLAAGSCGSY
- the nifJ gene encoding pyruvate:ferredoxin (flavodoxin) oxidoreductase, encoding MITIDGNGAVASVAFRTSEVIAIYPITPSSTMAEQADAWAGNGLKNVWGDTPRVVEMQSEAGAIATVHGALQTGALSTSFTSSQGLLLMIPTLYKLAGELTPFVLHVAARTVATHALSIFGDHSDVMAVRQTGCAMLCAANVQEAQDFALISHIATLKSRVPFVHFFDGFRTSHEINKIVPLADDTILELMPQAEIDAHRIRALNPEHPVIRGTSANPDTYFQSREATNPWYNAVYDHVEQAMVDFAAATGRQYQPFEYYGHPQAERVIILMGSAIGTCEEVVDELLTHGEKVGVLKVRLYRPFSARHLLQALPNSVRTVAVLDRTKEPGAQAEPLYLDVMTALAEAFNNGERETLPRVIGGRYGLSSKEFGPDCVLAVFAELNAAKPKARFTVGIYDDVTNLSLPLPENTLPNSAKLEALFYGLGSDGSVSATKNNIKIIGNSTPWYAQGYFVYDSKKAGGLTVSHLRVSEQPIRSAYLISQADFVGCHQLQFIDKYQMAERLKPGGIFLLNTPYSADEVWSRLPQEVQAVLNQKKARFYVINAAKIARECGLAARINTVMQMAFFHLTQILPGDSALAELQGAIAKSYSSKGQDLVERNWQALALARESVEEVPLQPVNPHSANRPPVVSDAAPDFVKTVTAAMLAGLGDALPVSALPPDGTWPMGTTRWEKRNIAEEIPIWKEELCTQCNHCVAACPHSAIRAKVVPPEAMENAPTSLHSLDVKSRDMRGQKYVLQVAPEDCTGCNLCVEVCPAKDRQNPEIKAINMMSRLEHVEEEKINYDFFLNLPEIDRSKLERIDIRTSQLITPLFEYSGACSGCGETPYIKLLTQLYGDRMLIANATGCSSIYGGNLPSTPYTTDANGRGPAWANSLFEDNAEFGLGFRLTVDQHRVRVLRLLDQFADKIPAELLTALKSDATPDVRREQVAALRQQLKDVAEAHELLRDADALVEKSIWLIGGDGWAYDIGFGGLDHVLSLTENVNILVLDTQCYSNTGGQASKATPLGAVTKFGEHGKRKARKDLGVSMMMYGHVYVAQISLGAQLNQTVKAIQEAEAYPGPSLIIAYSPCEEHGYDLALSHDQMRQLTATGFWPLYRFDPRRADEGKLPLALDSRPPSEALEETLLHEQRFRRLNTQQPEVAEQLWKDAAADLQKRYDFLAQMAGKAEKNSTE
- the ldhA gene encoding D-lactate dehydrogenase — protein: MKLAVYSTKQYDKKYLQQVNESFGFELEFFDFLLTEKTAKTANGCEAVCIFVNDDGSRPVLEELKKHGVKYIALRCAGFNNVDLDAAKELGFKVVRVPAYDPEAVAEHAIGMMMTLNRRIHRAYQRTRDANFSLEGLTGFTMYGKTAGVIGTGKIGVAMLRILKGFGMRLLAFDPYPSAAALELGVEYVDLPTLFSESDVISLHCPLTPENYHLLNEAAFDQMKNGVMIINTSRGALIDSQAAIEALKNQKIGSLGMDVYENERDLFFEDKSNDVIQDDVFRRLSACHNVLFTGHQAFLTAEALTSISQTTLQNLSNLEKGEPCPNELV
- the hslJ gene encoding heat shock protein HslJ; its protein translation is MKKVAALVALSLLMAGCVSNDKIAVTPEQLQHHRFVLESINGQPVASEKNPPEISFGEKMMISGNMCNRFSGEGKLSDGELKVKGLAMTRMMCANPQLNELDNTIREMLKEGAQVDLTANQLTLATAKQTLTYKLADLMN
- the ompC gene encoding porin OmpC is translated as MKSKVLALLIPALLAAGAAHAAEIYNKDGNKLDLYGKVDGLHYFSDNANSDGDQTYVRFGFKGETQITDQLVGYGQWEYNVQANGSENDKGDSWTRLAFAGLKFGDFGSFDYGRNYGVMYDIEGWTDMLPEFGGDSYTKADNYMTGRANGVATYRNTDFFGLVDGLDFALQYQGANENQVSHEQEGTANGGSRNIKNANGDGFGISSTYDLGMGVSIGAAYTSSDRTNQQAEFSTAKGDKADAWTAGAKYDANNIYLATMYSETRNMTPYGNSANTIANKTQNFEVTAQYQFDFGLRPAVSFLMSKGNDLVGTDGDKDLVKYADVGATYYFNKNMSTYVDYKINLLDEDDSFYAANGISTDDIVALGLVYQF